The stretch of DNA GGCCTTCGTGAACGGCGCGAAGTAAAAACTTCTTTCAAATCGGGATTTTTTGTCCTAAAAATTTGTTTTTTTCTGTTTTTTCGCGTTTTCTTCAGTAAACACATTATTTTGGGAAACGTCAAACACAAGCCCTTAAAAAAGTGTAATTTTATCTTTAAGAAACAGACATCCATTATCTGAGAGAACCATGAAAAAAGAATTAACAGCTCTTGTACCGTTTGCACTCGCCCTGAGTTTGTGCCTGACCGCCTGCGACAACGGCGGCTCCCATAACGCCGTGGCCCCTAAAGAAGATGATTCGACAGCGGCGAAGGCTATCGACTATTCCAAGGGTCGCGCCATGAACAAGAGGCTCGGCAAGGGTATCAACCTTGGCAACTCCTGGGAATCCCAAGGGAGCAGCCTTGACTGCAGCTGGGGTAACTGCATTGAAGACACCGATTTTGCTGTCGTTAAGGCGGCAGGATTCAATTCTATTCGACTCCCCGTGCGTTGGCAGCAGGATTCCGACTATGGCACCCATACCGTAGACCCTGCCCGTCTCGCCGGCGTGAAAGAAGATATCGAGCTTGCCCTTGCCCAAGGACTCGCTGTCATCGTGAACTTCCACCACTATGTCGAGCTGAACGAAGCCGGTAACAACTATACGACCGACCCCCAGGCATACGAAGAGGAAAAGGCTCACTTCTTGAAATTGTGGGAACAGGTCGCCACGGAATTGAACAAATACCCCGATTCCATGCTCGTGCTTGAAATTTTGAACGAGCCCACCATTTCTAACGCCGAACGCGTAAGCAACCTCATGAATGACGCTTACCAGGTGATCCGTGCAAACGCACCCGGCAAGACAATCATGTTCGAAGCCTACCATGCCGCAAAATTTGCAGACCTTAAGGACTTGAAACTGCCGGAAGACGGAAACATCATCTATTCCGGGCATTATTACGAACCCTACACCTATAGCCACCAGGGCCATAGCTACGCCTGCAAGGGCGACGACGCTTACGCCAACACCGCTATTTACGACATGGCCACCTATTCAAAGATTGCAACGGAGCTCTACCCCGACGTAAATGGCGGACACGTTCCCATGAACATGGGTGAATTCGGCATTTCGGGCGGCGGCGACTTTGCCAACAGCAGAAGTTGCAACGAAGGCGAATCGCTCCCGTCGGCAAGAATGAAGGCCAAGTGGGCAAAGTTGACTATTCAGGCTGCGGAATCGAACGATATTTCCTGGCACTACTGGGGATTTACGAAAGTAGGCGGATTCGAAGCCTACAGCCGTAATGATGACGCTTGGTACGAAGGATTCCCCGAAGCTTTCGGATTCTAATTACGGGCGAACAAGCGAGCCGCCCCAATGCTCGTCGAAAAAGGCTTGGAACAAAGGTTCCGGGCCTTTTTTAAGTTCCTCGATGACCTCGGCCACGGGGCGCCCGCTGCGATAAAGTTCGCGGTAGGCACGCGAAAGGGACTGGATCCGTTCCTCGGGGAAATCTTCAGGATGCAGGCGCAGAGCGTGCAGGTTCAAGGCGCCGTAGCGAATCGGATTGCCGGACGCCTTGGTGCACGGGGGAACGTCGCGGTCCACCTTGTGCGTGCCGCCCACAAAAGCGTAGGCGCCGACCTGATTGCGCTGCTGGATAGCGGTAACGCCGCCGATAGTCGCATATTCGCCGATGCGCACGTGGCCGCCCAACTGGCAACTGTTTGCGATAACGACCCCTGTTCGAATATCGCAGTCATGGGCGATATGCGAATAGGCCATAATTAATACTTTGTCCGCAACACGCGTGCAACCGCCCCCCTGAACCGTGCCGCGGTTGAGCGTGCAGTATTCACGGATGGTGCAGTTTTCGCCAATAGACAGTCGAGTGGGT from uncultured Fibrobacter sp. encodes:
- a CDS encoding cellulase family glycosylhydrolase; amino-acid sequence: MKKELTALVPFALALSLCLTACDNGGSHNAVAPKEDDSTAAKAIDYSKGRAMNKRLGKGINLGNSWESQGSSLDCSWGNCIEDTDFAVVKAAGFNSIRLPVRWQQDSDYGTHTVDPARLAGVKEDIELALAQGLAVIVNFHHYVELNEAGNNYTTDPQAYEEEKAHFLKLWEQVATELNKYPDSMLVLEILNEPTISNAERVSNLMNDAYQVIRANAPGKTIMFEAYHAAKFADLKDLKLPEDGNIIYSGHYYEPYTYSHQGHSYACKGDDAYANTAIYDMATYSKIATELYPDVNGGHVPMNMGEFGISGGGDFANSRSCNEGESLPSARMKAKWAKLTIQAAESNDISWHYWGFTKVGGFEAYSRNDDAWYEGFPEAFGF
- the lpxA gene encoding acyl-ACP--UDP-N-acetylglucosamine O-acyltransferase, whose amino-acid sequence is MIHPSAFVSPQAKVHESAIIGPWCLVDAGAEIAEGVILESRVHVYGGVSVGKNTHVYDGAILGGPPQDLKYAGEPTRLSIGENCTIREYCTLNRGTVQGGGCTRVADKVLIMAYSHIAHDCDIRTGVVIANSCQLGGHVRIGEYATIGGVTAIQQRNQVGAYAFVGGTHKVDRDVPPCTKASGNPIRYGALNLHALRLHPEDFPEERIQSLSRAYRELYRSGRPVAEVIEELKKGPEPLFQAFFDEHWGGSLVRP